In Thermobaculum terrenum ATCC BAA-798, one genomic interval encodes:
- the nirK gene encoding copper-containing nitrite reductase, translated as MINAISKKTWTWISILVVLALVLAACGASYGTPVPQVTGYNEQTGAPPTPTPTLAPSPSPSPSPSPTPTQAAGAQTDHNMHMGGQGSADQSVADLQRLPLPKVAPPVGDRPPKLVKVYLETKEVRALIDDNVPYTFWTFNGTVPGPMIRVRVGDTVEITLKNSMDSKMYHSIDLHAVNGPGGGSTVTQVGPGQTAVFRFKALNPGVYIYHCATPPVPEHIANGMYGLVVVEPAGGLPKVDREFYVMQGDFYVDNGQFSLQKMLDENPTYVVFNGSVGSLQGSRALQAKVGDRVRIFFGVGGPNLASSFHVIGEIFDRVAPEGATTWEKNVGVTLVPAGGTAMVEFRLNEPGDYTLVDHSIGRTMKGAVGTLHVEGKSNPSIYRSIKNPNPAMTGGHGGSQGSYGSEQSASSQKSVASITVRASEFKFEPSTIKVQAGKTTRVTFINNGVVEHDLEVKGLKADEVKVLGQSSGLSQQLASQMQQKTSEGVVYVAAAPKQQTTIEFKASQEGTYQVACTVPGHEQAGMHGELVVSK; from the coding sequence ATGATTAACGCCATCAGCAAGAAGACGTGGACTTGGATAAGTATATTGGTGGTGCTAGCCCTGGTGCTCGCAGCCTGCGGAGCCTCCTACGGTACACCTGTGCCGCAGGTCACGGGCTACAACGAGCAGACGGGCGCACCCCCGACGCCAACACCAACGCTAGCACCTTCACCTTCACCTTCGCCATCACCTTCTCCTACACCCACCCAAGCAGCTGGTGCCCAGACGGATCACAACATGCATATGGGTGGGCAGGGCTCAGCTGACCAGAGCGTTGCTGACCTCCAGCGGCTGCCACTGCCCAAGGTGGCGCCTCCGGTCGGCGACCGCCCTCCCAAGCTGGTGAAGGTGTACCTGGAGACCAAAGAGGTCCGAGCGCTTATAGATGATAACGTGCCATACACCTTTTGGACTTTCAACGGCACAGTCCCCGGCCCGATGATCAGGGTGCGGGTGGGCGACACAGTAGAGATAACCCTCAAGAACTCCATGGACAGCAAGATGTACCACAGCATTGACCTGCACGCCGTCAACGGTCCTGGTGGCGGCTCAACGGTCACCCAGGTAGGTCCCGGTCAGACCGCGGTGTTCAGGTTCAAGGCTCTCAACCCAGGGGTGTACATCTACCACTGCGCGACGCCTCCGGTCCCTGAGCACATAGCCAACGGCATGTACGGGCTGGTCGTCGTGGAGCCTGCTGGTGGGCTGCCGAAGGTCGACAGGGAGTTCTACGTGATGCAGGGCGACTTCTACGTCGACAACGGTCAGTTCTCGCTCCAGAAGATGCTCGATGAGAATCCCACCTACGTGGTATTCAATGGCTCAGTAGGTTCGCTGCAAGGCTCTAGGGCCCTGCAGGCCAAGGTGGGCGACAGAGTAAGGATCTTCTTCGGGGTCGGTGGCCCCAACCTGGCGTCCAGCTTCCACGTGATAGGTGAGATATTTGATCGGGTCGCCCCAGAGGGTGCAACTACCTGGGAGAAAAACGTAGGAGTTACCCTGGTGCCCGCTGGCGGCACGGCGATGGTCGAGTTCAGGTTGAACGAGCCTGGCGACTACACACTGGTCGACCACAGCATCGGCAGGACGATGAAGGGGGCTGTCGGCACGCTCCACGTCGAGGGCAAGAGCAACCCGTCGATCTACAGATCCATCAAGAACCCCAACCCAGCCATGACGGGTGGGCACGGAGGTAGTCAGGGCTCGTATGGGAGCGAGCAGAGCGCAAGTTCACAAAAAAGCGTTGCTAGCATCACAGTGAGGGCCTCAGAGTTCAAGTTTGAGCCCTCGACGATCAAGGTGCAAGCAGGCAAGACCACCAGGGTGACGTTCATCAATAATGGCGTGGTCGAGCACGACCTGGAGGTGAAGGGACTAAAGGCCGACGAGGTCAAGGTTCTGGGACAGAGCTCCGGCCTATCCCAGCAGCTGGCCTCCCAGATGCAGCAGAAGACCTCAGAAGGTGTGGTCTACGTGGCGGCAGCTCCCAAGCAGCAAACCACGATAGAGTTCAAGGCCTCCCAAGAGGGCACCTACCAGGTAGCCTGCACGGTACCGGGCCACGAACAAGCTGGCATGCACGGCGAGCTGGTGGTCTCCAAGTAG
- a CDS encoding 4Fe-4S dicluster domain-containing protein: MPYVITAPCIGVKDASCVEVCPVDCIYTDDDAPQYYINPDECIDCGACEPECPVSAIYPEDSVPEQWQDFIRINAEYFQLKGS, encoded by the coding sequence ATGCCCTACGTGATCACCGCCCCCTGCATAGGGGTCAAGGATGCCTCCTGCGTGGAGGTCTGCCCGGTGGACTGCATCTACACAGACGATGACGCCCCTCAGTATTACATTAACCCTGATGAGTGTATAGACTGTGGGGCGTGTGAGCCCGAGTGCCCGGTCAGCGCCATCTACCCGGAGGATAGCGTGCCCGAGCAGTGGCAGGACTTCATCCGCATCAACGCTGAGTACTTCCAGCTGAAGGGGAGCTGA
- a CDS encoding metal-sulfur cluster assembly factor, translating into MESLSLPVSEDDVIEALRFVYDPELGVNVVDLGLIYGVRVEGRSVHVRMTLTVPGCPLHDSISSAVDEAVRYIMPDAEKVEVELVWDPPWSPERITEAGRRELGLWT; encoded by the coding sequence ATGGAGAGCCTGTCTCTACCCGTGTCTGAGGATGACGTGATCGAGGCGCTGAGGTTCGTGTACGACCCAGAGCTGGGTGTCAACGTGGTGGACTTGGGGTTGATATATGGCGTGCGCGTGGAGGGCAGATCGGTGCACGTGCGCATGACGCTCACGGTGCCCGGCTGCCCCCTCCACGACTCCATCAGCTCGGCGGTGGACGAGGCTGTGAGGTACATCATGCCCGATGCCGAGAAGGTGGAGGTCGAGCTGGTGTGGGATCCGCCCTGGTCGCCTGAGAGGATCACCGAGGCCGGCAGGAGGGAGCTGGGGCTATGGACCTGA
- a CDS encoding DUF2249 domain-containing protein codes for MDLIGKNWKISQVLGRYPDLLEVLVGLSPAFEKLRNPVLRKVQSRLVTVEQAARIAGMDPDDLVRRLNASAGLTPGDFPRSPSSHPGEGGKAQALPPPPWVSELEGRQVEELDVRPILQAGGEPFSRIMQLASRIEVGAAFRLIANFEPVPLYEELAPKGFDHWTRKVAEDRWEVLFYRASRPGASALERSWEPDWDEVDAVVNIDVSELVPPEPMVKILRALEELPPGSTLRVHHHRRPMFLYPRLDELGYPHRTRELESGQVEILIHKPAGDEA; via the coding sequence ATGGACCTGATAGGCAAGAACTGGAAGATCAGCCAGGTGCTGGGGCGATATCCCGACCTGCTGGAGGTGCTGGTGGGGCTGAGCCCCGCCTTTGAGAAGCTGCGCAACCCCGTGCTGCGCAAGGTGCAGTCCCGCCTGGTGACGGTGGAGCAGGCCGCCCGGATAGCAGGCATGGACCCCGACGACCTGGTGCGTCGTCTCAACGCATCCGCTGGACTTACCCCAGGCGACTTCCCCCGGTCGCCCTCCTCCCATCCTGGCGAAGGGGGCAAGGCGCAGGCCTTGCCCCCTCCCCCCTGGGTGTCGGAGCTGGAGGGGAGGCAGGTCGAGGAGCTGGACGTCCGCCCGATACTGCAGGCGGGAGGGGAGCCCTTCAGCCGCATCATGCAGCTGGCCTCCAGAATAGAGGTGGGGGCTGCCTTCAGGCTCATAGCTAACTTCGAGCCGGTGCCGCTGTACGAGGAGCTCGCCCCCAAGGGGTTCGACCACTGGACCCGCAAGGTGGCCGAGGACCGCTGGGAGGTGCTGTTCTACAGGGCCAGCAGGCCGGGAGCCTCAGCCCTCGAGAGGTCCTGGGAGCCCGACTGGGACGAGGTGGATGCGGTGGTGAACATCGACGTGAGCGAGCTGGTGCCTCCGGAGCCCATGGTGAAGATCCTGCGGGCCCTGGAGGAGCTGCCCCCCGGCAGCACCCTGCGGGTGCACCACCACCGGCGCCCCATGTTCCTCTACCCCAGGCTGGACGAGCTCGGCTACCCCCACAGGACGCGCGAGCTCGAGTCCGGCCAGGTGGAGATACTGATCCACAAGCCCGCGGGTGATGAGGCATGA
- a CDS encoding DUF2249 domain-containing protein, with the protein MSLEKDLAPEMIIDVREIEPRDRHRLIFETLDGLAAGQRLLIMVDHDPKPLYYQLMAEKQGLFDWEYLEQGPELWRVLITRTR; encoded by the coding sequence ATGAGTCTGGAGAAGGATCTGGCGCCCGAGATGATCATCGACGTGCGGGAGATCGAGCCCCGCGACAGGCACAGGCTGATATTCGAGACGCTCGACGGCCTGGCTGCCGGGCAGCGGCTGCTGATCATGGTGGATCACGACCCCAAGCCGCTGTACTACCAGCTCATGGCCGAGAAGCAGGGGCTGTTCGACTGGGAGTACCTCGAGCAGGGGCCCGAGCTCTGGCGGGTGCTGATCACGCGCACGCGGTAG
- a CDS encoding CopD family protein, protein MYQLLVFVHILAAVVWIGGVVFIPLVLMPATRGMSQRTEVITAAGRRFRVVGWAALALGVATGLAIAYLRGVPRLLLTGELWESSWGRLFVAKVLLVGAMIALSLTHDLLLVAAGRTMRRKDASGEAVARAARYRRLSSIAAQAMGLVALAVLAVAVLLVRGLP, encoded by the coding sequence GTGTACCAGCTGCTGGTGTTCGTGCACATCCTCGCGGCCGTGGTGTGGATAGGAGGGGTGGTGTTTATCCCCCTGGTGCTGATGCCAGCGACCAGGGGGATGTCCCAGCGCACGGAGGTGATCACCGCCGCTGGGCGCAGGTTCCGGGTGGTGGGGTGGGCGGCACTAGCCCTAGGGGTGGCGACCGGCCTGGCCATAGCCTACCTGCGGGGCGTGCCTCGCCTGCTGCTCACCGGCGAGCTCTGGGAGAGCAGCTGGGGCAGGCTGTTCGTGGCTAAGGTGCTGCTGGTGGGGGCGATGATCGCGCTGTCGCTGACGCACGACCTGCTGCTGGTGGCCGCGGGACGGACGATGCGCCGCAAGGACGCCTCCGGGGAGGCCGTGGCCCGAGCGGCCCGCTACAGGCGCCTCTCGTCGATCGCCGCCCAGGCGATGGGTCTCGTGGCGCTGGCCGTGCTGGCCGTGGCCGTGCTGCTAGTCAGGGGATTACCGTAG
- a CDS encoding cupin domain-containing protein: protein MRCFNLREQARTLRSHRDLEEKGYVMEVIHRQGGMRLVLVVLSPGGVIPRHVAPGDITIHVLEGDVTVRGEEAAWQLAEGELVALRAGESHAVGSGAGGAFLLTINA from the coding sequence ATGAGGTGCTTCAACCTGAGGGAGCAGGCGCGCACGCTGAGGTCCCATCGCGACCTGGAGGAGAAGGGCTACGTGATGGAGGTGATCCACAGGCAGGGCGGCATGCGGCTGGTGCTCGTCGTGCTGTCGCCCGGGGGAGTCATCCCCCGCCACGTGGCGCCCGGGGACATCACGATCCACGTCCTGGAGGGGGACGTCACGGTGCGGGGGGAGGAGGCCGCCTGGCAGCTTGCGGAGGGGGAGTTGGTGGCACTACGCGCGGGCGAGTCCCACGCGGTCGGGTCTGGGGCGGGAGGAGCGTTTCTATTGACCATCAATGCTTGA
- a CDS encoding oxygenase MpaB family protein — protein MSQLPALDAVGPGSVTWKIHRERLLILGWGRAVLMQVAHPKIAEAVYAHSYFSRSGQAYIKRLRGTIGAMLSMTFDPPEVALATIEHINQVHERVHGEMPGHCPPYAPHTPYSALEPDLLLWVYLTLLDSHVRTYEMLIAPLTGREKDAYVRESRLGGELLRIPPQMLPSTWEEVRVEVDRRLESSEITVCEHAREIARMLAQPPLVRPVRSLFGLWKVISVGMLPEKLREQYGFGWDVGQSLAYAAAVRVIKTTLPLLPDRARYWQRYLLAIERLGAEAA, from the coding sequence ATGTCGCAGTTACCAGCCTTGGACGCAGTTGGTCCCGGCAGCGTGACTTGGAAGATCCACCGAGAGAGGCTCCTTATCCTAGGATGGGGCAGGGCGGTGCTCATGCAGGTGGCCCATCCCAAGATAGCCGAGGCTGTGTACGCGCACTCGTACTTCAGCCGCAGCGGCCAGGCCTACATCAAGCGGCTGAGGGGCACGATAGGCGCCATGCTCTCCATGACCTTCGACCCGCCAGAGGTGGCCCTGGCCACCATCGAGCACATCAACCAGGTGCACGAGAGGGTGCATGGCGAGATGCCCGGGCACTGCCCCCCCTACGCCCCCCACACGCCCTACAGCGCGCTGGAGCCCGATCTCCTGCTCTGGGTGTACCTCACCCTGCTCGACAGCCACGTCCGCACCTACGAGATGCTCATAGCCCCCCTCACCGGGAGGGAGAAGGACGCCTACGTGCGCGAGAGCAGGCTGGGAGGGGAGCTGCTGCGCATCCCTCCCCAGATGCTGCCCTCCACCTGGGAGGAGGTGCGCGTCGAGGTGGATCGGAGGCTGGAGAGCTCCGAGATCACGGTGTGTGAGCACGCGCGGGAGATAGCGCGCATGCTGGCCCAGCCGCCGCTCGTGCGGCCCGTGCGCTCGCTGTTCGGGCTGTGGAAGGTGATCTCGGTGGGCATGCTGCCCGAGAAGCTGCGGGAGCAGTACGGCTTCGGCTGGGACGTGGGGCAGTCGCTGGCCTACGCCGCGGCCGTCCGGGTCATAAAGACCACCTTGCCACTGTTGCCGGATCGCGCCAGGTACTGGCAGAGGTACCTGCTGGCCATAGAGAGGCTTGGGGCCGAGGCGGCCTAG
- a CDS encoding DUF5654 family protein — protein MSASTPSLNGPPPKLSEIVHHSGARRRHRWAEAADGTGAIIEATFGRGSTCTHSDRRSIMSKEVLRTIIELATAAFGLVAALAWNAAIQALFEAVLPQAGDLVAKFAYAIVVTIIAVVVIMRLGRLAERMGLGEDRS, from the coding sequence TTGTCCGCCAGCACACCCAGCCTCAACGGTCCTCCCCCAAAGCTTTCCGAGATTGTACACCATAGCGGCGCTCGACGTCGCCACCGGTGGGCCGAGGCTGCTGATGGCACCGGTGCTATAATTGAGGCTACCTTCGGCAGGGGCAGCACCTGCACGCACTCAGACAGGAGGAGCATCATGAGCAAAGAGGTTCTGAGAACGATCATCGAGCTGGCAACTGCCGCCTTTGGGCTGGTCGCGGCGCTGGCCTGGAACGCGGCGATCCAGGCGTTGTTCGAGGCGGTCCTGCCGCAGGCGGGCGACTTGGTCGCTAAGTTCGCCTACGCCATCGTGGTGACGATCATCGCCGTGGTGGTCATCATGAGGCTCGGCAGGCTGGCGGAGCGCATGGGGTTGGGGGAAGACCGATCCTAG
- a CDS encoding class I SAM-dependent methyltransferase produces the protein MRLGVLADNLLEWLALHLGLVPVPFLQTLHAVGLGRVLMGATRLGIFEALAKGPLPAAEVARACGLTEDGARRVLEVLASSGYLRRRGELYALTRLSRRWLLRDSPVSLHDSMLFRYLEWEYIERAEDYVRTGEPVRMHEEMTPEGWELYQRGMRSLARLSAPEVARKVPVPKHPRRMLDVGGAHGLLSVALCRRYPGLRAEVLDLPEAVEASRPLLAQEGMGDRVVHLVGDARHQDLGEGLYDLVLVANLIHHFDEPTNRDLCLRIARALRPGGYLVVVDTFGTGARRGQLEALADLYFASTSLSGAWPLESVTTWQRDAGLAPQRYRRLVTMPGFGIQAASKPR, from the coding sequence TTGAGGCTGGGTGTGCTGGCGGACAACTTGTTGGAGTGGCTAGCGCTGCACCTGGGCCTGGTGCCCGTACCGTTCCTGCAGACCCTGCATGCCGTGGGGCTCGGCAGGGTGCTCATGGGCGCCACCAGGCTGGGGATCTTCGAGGCCCTGGCGAAGGGGCCCCTGCCCGCGGCCGAGGTCGCCCGGGCCTGTGGGCTGACGGAGGACGGCGCGCGCAGGGTGCTGGAGGTGCTCGCGAGCTCTGGTTACCTGCGCCGGCGCGGCGAGCTCTACGCCCTGACGCGCCTCTCCCGGAGGTGGCTCCTGAGGGACAGCCCCGTGTCGCTCCACGACAGCATGCTGTTCAGGTACCTGGAGTGGGAGTACATAGAGCGTGCTGAGGATTACGTGCGCACGGGCGAGCCCGTGCGGATGCACGAGGAGATGACGCCCGAGGGCTGGGAGCTCTACCAGAGGGGCATGCGCTCGCTGGCCAGGCTGTCAGCCCCTGAGGTGGCTCGCAAGGTGCCCGTGCCCAAGCATCCCCGCCGCATGCTCGACGTGGGTGGGGCCCATGGGCTGCTGTCGGTCGCGCTCTGCAGGCGCTATCCGGGGTTGCGCGCCGAGGTGCTCGATTTGCCGGAGGCGGTGGAGGCCTCGAGGCCCCTGCTGGCGCAGGAGGGCATGGGGGACAGGGTGGTGCACCTGGTAGGCGATGCCCGCCACCAGGACCTCGGGGAGGGGTTGTACGACCTGGTGCTGGTAGCCAACCTCATCCACCACTTCGATGAGCCCACCAATCGGGACCTCTGCCTCCGGATCGCCCGTGCCCTACGGCCTGGAGGTTATCTAGTGGTGGTGGACACCTTCGGCACCGGCGCCAGGAGGGGGCAGCTTGAGGCGCTGGCGGACCTCTACTTTGCGTCCACCAGCCTCTCGGGTGCTTGGCCCCTGGAGAGCGTCACCACCTGGCAAAGGGATGCCGGGCTGGCTCCCCAGAGGTACAGAAGGCTCGTCACCATGCCCGGTTTCGGCATACAGGCTGCCAGCAAGCCCCGCTAG
- a CDS encoding pyridoxamine 5'-phosphate oxidase family protein, whose product MSLGVIFGRVQSLWDRGRGGRRLDSTASNTLSPRASRPYIPGYGVPGSEEGMLPWEHVTSKLAGAKNYWICTATRDGAPHCTPIWGAYLEGVLYLEGSPRTRRGRDIARNPHVAVHLESGDDVVILEGVAEEVIPDSDLAQKLAAAMGSKYEGYQPEPEQWAEGGLYRITPKVVFAWTQFPTDATRWTFE is encoded by the coding sequence ATGTCGTTGGGTGTCATATTCGGCCGGGTACAATCGCTGTGGGATCGCGGTAGAGGAGGTCGTAGATTGGACAGCACGGCAAGCAACACACTAAGCCCTAGGGCCAGCAGGCCCTACATCCCCGGCTACGGAGTACCCGGCTCGGAGGAGGGCATGCTCCCCTGGGAGCACGTGACCAGCAAGCTCGCGGGCGCCAAGAACTACTGGATATGCACGGCCACTAGGGACGGCGCGCCCCACTGCACGCCCATCTGGGGCGCCTACCTGGAGGGCGTACTGTACCTGGAAGGCAGCCCCCGCACCCGGCGCGGGAGGGACATAGCGCGGAACCCGCACGTGGCGGTGCACCTGGAGAGCGGGGACGACGTAGTGATCCTGGAGGGGGTCGCCGAGGAGGTGATCCCCGACAGCGACTTGGCCCAGAAGCTGGCCGCGGCCATGGGGAGCAAGTACGAGGGGTACCAACCCGAGCCCGAGCAATGGGCCGAGGGAGGCCTGTACAGGATCACGCCCAAGGTGGTGTTCGCCTGGACGCAGTTCCCCACCGACGCCACCAGGTGGACCTTTGAGTAG
- a CDS encoding helix-turn-helix transcriptional regulator produces MRADRLLAILLILRRRGKVTARELAEKLEVSERTIHRDMEALGMAGVPIYAQRGAGGGWALLPGYELDVPGIGPEELEVLLLGHSPKLLSDLGLGSKLEAAYGKLALALQPQHRESLDRVRERLYVDPVGWRPREEAVDLLPTLYRAVWEERSARLRYRRADGQEVERWMQPLGLVVKGGSWYLVGAVEGEVRTYRVSRMASVELGQHFDRPAGFDLARYWRDSQERFQESLPRYLTLLRIRAEALGLAKALWRYAAFEREEVHEDGWVTCWVVMETPDEAQCYVLGLGEACEVIEPLELRARVAQAVSGMSRLYAGDRC; encoded by the coding sequence GTGCGCGCGGACAGGTTGTTGGCCATACTATTGATCCTGCGGCGACGTGGCAAGGTGACCGCCAGGGAGCTGGCGGAGAAGCTGGAGGTCTCCGAGAGGACCATACACCGGGACATGGAGGCGCTGGGGATGGCGGGCGTGCCGATCTACGCCCAGCGTGGGGCTGGGGGAGGCTGGGCCCTCCTGCCGGGGTACGAGCTGGACGTCCCAGGCATCGGCCCCGAGGAGCTGGAGGTGCTGCTCCTGGGGCACAGCCCTAAGCTGCTATCGGACCTGGGCCTGGGCAGCAAGCTGGAGGCGGCCTACGGCAAGCTGGCGCTAGCTCTTCAGCCCCAACACAGGGAGAGTTTGGACAGGGTGCGCGAGCGCCTGTACGTCGACCCCGTGGGTTGGCGCCCGCGCGAGGAGGCCGTGGACCTGCTGCCTACCCTCTACAGGGCCGTGTGGGAGGAGCGCTCCGCGCGCCTGCGGTACCGCCGGGCGGACGGCCAGGAGGTCGAGCGGTGGATGCAGCCCCTGGGGCTCGTGGTCAAGGGAGGCTCATGGTACCTGGTGGGCGCCGTGGAGGGGGAGGTCAGGACCTATAGGGTCTCCCGCATGGCGAGCGTGGAGCTCGGCCAGCACTTCGATCGTCCCGCGGGCTTCGACCTCGCTAGGTACTGGCGCGACTCCCAGGAGAGGTTCCAGGAGAGCCTCCCTCGCTATCTTACCCTGCTGCGGATCAGGGCCGAGGCGTTGGGGTTAGCCAAGGCTCTGTGGCGCTACGCCGCGTTCGAGCGCGAGGAGGTTCACGAGGACGGTTGGGTTACCTGCTGGGTGGTGATGGAGACCCCAGATGAGGCGCAGTGCTACGTGCTGGGCCTGGGAGAGGCCTGCGAGGTAATCGAGCCGTTGGAGCTCAGGGCACGCGTCGCCCAGGCCGTGTCGGGGATGAGCCGGCTGTATGCGGGGGATCGGTGCTAG
- the mgtE gene encoding magnesium transporter, whose protein sequence is MEAQLFDVQALRAHLHDAIAARDREHTHVVLAQLPPEEVAQLLEELPSEELAQLLQLISDEEIAQLLEKMDAATAAHIVRKLSYARAADVLEEMAPDNATDIAGELDPQEAEAILVEMQPAEADDIRDLLAYPPDTAGGRMTPEFVAISPDLTVDEALVALRKVASEAETIYYVYVVDDHDRLIGVLNLRDLVVSPPGRSVGEIMILEPIKVRASEDQETAARLLGEYNLLAIPVVDDDDRLLGIITVDDAADILEQEFSEDYLKMAGTDAEAMERRTPAQVAMIRLPWLLGTMTIELLAGLVISRFDHVLQQVILLASFMPVISAVSGNVGLQAAAIVVRGLDTGHVSLRNWGRQVFKELSASLLMAISCGLVLGTIGAIWSRHLPFGIVIGGAMICSMLTAGFMGTMMPMISKRLGFDPATTAGPFETAFQDVIGFGVFLWLASMLIHWLS, encoded by the coding sequence ATGGAGGCCCAGCTTTTTGATGTACAGGCACTGCGTGCCCACCTGCACGACGCGATAGCTGCGCGCGATCGCGAGCACACCCACGTCGTCCTCGCGCAGCTGCCTCCGGAGGAGGTGGCGCAGCTGCTGGAGGAGCTGCCCTCGGAGGAGCTGGCGCAGCTGCTGCAGCTCATCAGCGACGAGGAGATAGCCCAGCTGCTGGAGAAGATGGACGCGGCCACCGCCGCCCACATCGTCCGCAAGCTCTCCTACGCCCGCGCCGCCGACGTCCTCGAGGAGATGGCCCCAGATAACGCCACCGACATCGCGGGGGAGCTCGACCCCCAGGAGGCCGAGGCCATCCTCGTGGAGATGCAGCCGGCGGAGGCCGACGACATCCGCGACCTGCTCGCTTACCCCCCGGACACCGCGGGCGGAAGGATGACCCCCGAATTCGTCGCCATATCCCCCGACCTCACGGTCGACGAGGCGCTGGTGGCCCTCCGCAAGGTGGCCTCCGAGGCCGAAACGATCTACTACGTCTACGTGGTGGACGACCACGACCGCCTGATAGGGGTGCTCAATCTGCGCGACCTGGTGGTATCGCCCCCGGGCAGGTCGGTGGGGGAGATCATGATCCTTGAGCCCATAAAGGTCAGGGCCTCCGAGGACCAGGAGACGGCGGCGAGGCTGCTGGGCGAGTACAACCTGCTGGCCATCCCAGTGGTGGACGACGACGACCGGCTCCTGGGCATCATCACGGTGGACGATGCGGCGGACATCCTGGAGCAGGAGTTCAGCGAGGACTACCTGAAGATGGCCGGGACCGACGCCGAGGCCATGGAGAGGCGCACCCCCGCCCAGGTGGCGATGATCCGCCTGCCGTGGCTGCTCGGCACCATGACGATCGAGCTCCTTGCGGGGCTGGTGATCTCCCGCTTCGACCACGTGCTCCAGCAGGTGATACTGCTGGCCTCCTTCATGCCCGTGATATCTGCTGTCTCCGGGAACGTGGGGCTCCAGGCCGCGGCGATAGTCGTGCGCGGGTTGGACACGGGGCACGTCAGCCTGAGGAACTGGGGGCGACAGGTGTTCAAGGAGCTGTCGGCCTCCCTGCTCATGGCGATCAGCTGCGGCCTCGTGCTGGGCACCATCGGGGCGATATGGTCCCGCCACCTGCCGTTCGGGATAGTGATCGGGGGGGCGATGATCTGCTCCATGCTCACCGCGGGCTTCATGGGCACCATGATGCCGATGATCTCCAAGAGACTGGGGTTCGACCCGGCTACCACCGCCGGCCCCTTTGAGACCGCCTTCCAGGACGTCATAGGGTTCGGGGTGTTTCTCTGGCTGGCCTCCATGCTCATCCACTGGCTCAGTTGA
- a CDS encoding S53 family peptidase: MRVRGFLRVLCAAAISLLAFSRAGAAQPLGWAHPYVMVVNHANGRAYRAWNNKRPGRYATNSPTGLSPSVIKSVYNFPTSPTAGAGKTIAIVDAYDDPTAEQDLNVFSSQYGLPPCTTANGCFKKVDQTGGTHYPRKNAGWALEISLDIQWAHALAPGARILLVEANSNRFADLLAAEDYAKAHAQYVSNSWGGSEFSGESAYDYHFSQPGVSFFVSSGDNGAPAEYPSSSPNVISVGGTSLHFDSSGNFLGETGWSGSGGGCSQYEAATSAQRSFGEYPQVNCRGQRATPDVALDADPASGVSVYDSTRYQGQSGWFTVGGTSASTPMWAAISADGGTVVDSAHVYSEPSSQFRDITSGNNGFPCLVGYDLVTGRGSALGTP, translated from the coding sequence ATGCGTGTCCGAGGTTTTCTCCGCGTCCTGTGTGCGGCCGCGATATCCCTCTTGGCCTTCTCGAGGGCCGGGGCAGCACAGCCCTTAGGATGGGCACACCCCTACGTCATGGTCGTCAACCACGCCAACGGCAGAGCCTACAGGGCATGGAACAACAAGCGACCTGGCAGGTACGCCACCAACAGCCCTACAGGACTGTCCCCATCGGTCATCAAATCGGTCTACAACTTTCCCACCAGCCCAACCGCGGGCGCAGGCAAGACTATCGCGATAGTCGACGCCTACGACGACCCCACCGCAGAGCAGGACCTGAACGTGTTCAGCTCGCAGTACGGTCTACCGCCATGCACCACCGCCAACGGCTGCTTCAAGAAGGTGGATCAGACCGGCGGCACCCACTACCCCAGGAAGAACGCCGGCTGGGCTTTGGAGATCTCGCTCGACATCCAGTGGGCTCACGCCCTAGCTCCCGGCGCCAGGATCCTGCTGGTGGAGGCCAACTCCAACCGCTTTGCGGACCTCTTGGCAGCCGAGGACTACGCCAAGGCCCACGCCCAGTACGTATCCAACTCCTGGGGAGGCAGCGAGTTCAGCGGGGAGAGCGCCTACGACTACCACTTCTCGCAGCCCGGAGTCAGCTTCTTCGTGTCCTCCGGCGACAACGGGGCCCCCGCCGAGTACCCATCATCCTCCCCGAACGTGATCTCCGTGGGCGGCACCAGCCTGCACTTCGACAGCAGCGGCAACTTCCTGGGGGAGACCGGCTGGTCGGGCAGCGGTGGCGGCTGCAGCCAGTACGAGGCCGCGACCTCGGCGCAGCGCAGCTTCGGGGAGTACCCCCAGGTGAACTGCCGCGGCCAGAGGGCCACGCCGGACGTCGCGCTCGATGCCGATCCAGCCTCAGGAGTCTCCGTGTACGACAGCACCCGGTACCAGGGGCAGTCGGGGTGGTTCACGGTGGGTGGCACGAGCGCATCGACGCCGATGTGGGCAGCGATCTCCGCGGACGGCGGCACCGTGGTGGACTCCGCCCACGTGTACTCCGAGCCCTCCAGCCAGTTCCGCGACATCACGAGCGGCAACAACGGGTTCCCCTGCCTCGTGGGCTATGACCTGGTCACCGGCAGGGGCAGCGCGCTGGGCACGCCCTGA